One stretch of Euphorbia lathyris chromosome 7, ddEupLath1.1, whole genome shotgun sequence DNA includes these proteins:
- the LOC136235652 gene encoding SWI/SNF complex subunit SWI3B, whose protein sequence is MASSSSSSLPKDPPPPGPSAVAPPSLNPTTAAAPPSLNSTTAAPAPVKPEPATPSASTPAIPHRPPLPPPPSDADVVHIPTYSKWFSWNGVHDCEVRFLPEFFDSRSPSKNPRVYMYYRNSIVKHFRLNPSAKITFTEVRKRLVGDVGSIRRIFDFLDAWGLINYTPSPVNKPLKWEEKETKSSSLSGADGGGSSADSPHNRDIAKRLCSGCKSECTIACFVCDKYELTLCARCYVRGNYRVGVSSTDFRRVEISEEVRTEWTDKETLQLLEAVTHFGDDWRKVSLHVPGRSEKDCVTHFIKLPFGEQFAGYADLGELSEKHDLLKDCSDTDGGAERNGLSSASKKMRLTPLADASNPIMGQVAFLSALAGTEVAEAAAEAAVMKLAEVEHGASKGRLESLSRDTFEGASVAANGDTNEIGVERTSIDAKSLVEKEEADAETAISRIVEVKMQEIQDKIERFEKLDLVMEKERKQFEQMKNLLFVDQLVLLFHKKAIPITVEHKEGTN, encoded by the exons AtggcctcctcctcctcttcttccttaCCCAAAGACCCTCCTCCACCGGGACCATCCGCCGTTGCTCCGCCATCCCTCAATCCGACAACCGCCGCTGCCCCGCCATCCCTCAATTCGACCACCGCCGCTCCCGCTCCCGTCAAGCCCGAGCCTGCCACGCCCTCCGCTTCCACTCCCGCCATTCCTCACCGTCCGCCGCTTCCACCCCCGCCTTCGGATGCCGACGTTGTTCATATTCCTACCTACTCCA AGTGGTTTTCGTGGAACGGCGTTCACGATTGCGAGGTACGGTTCCTCCCGGAATTCTTTGATTCCCGGTCACCTTCTAAGAACCCTAGGGTTTACATGTACTACAGAAACTCCATCGTCAAGCATTTCAGGCTGAATCCTTCCGCTAAGATTACCTTCACGGAGGTCAGGAAGAGGCTTGTCGGCGATGTGGGATCCATTCGCAGGATTTTTGACTTCCTGGATGCTTGGGGCTTGATTAATTATACGCCTTCTCCTGTGAACAAGCCCTTGAAGTGGGAAGAAAAGGAAACTAAGTCTTCTTCGCTGAGTGGTGCTGATGGGGGAGGTTCTTCCGCTGATTCTCCTCACAATAGAGACATTGCTAAGAGATTGTGTAGCGGTTGCAAGTCTGAATGCACCATTGCTTGCTTTGTTTGCGATAAG TATGAGTTGACCCTTTGTGCCCGGTGCTATGTGCGTGGAAACTATCGGGTTGGTGTCAGTTCCACAGATTTTAGGCGGGTTGAGATCAGTGAAGAGGTAAGGACAGAGTGGACagataaagagacattgcaacTTCTGGAAGCTGTAACCCATTTTGGTGATGACTGGAGGAAGGTTTCATTACATGTTCCTGGTAGAAGCGAAAAGGACTGTGTTACTCATTTCATCAAGCTtccttttggggaacaatttgcTGGTTATGCAGACTTGGGAGAACTTAGTGAGAAGCATGATCTATTAAAGGACTGCAGTGATACTGATGGTGGAGCAGAGCGCAATGGCTTATCATCCGCTAGCAAAAAAATGCGACTCACTCCTCTTGCTGATGCAAGCAACCCAATAATGGGCCAG GTAGCTTTTCTATCAGCTCTAGCAGGAACAGAGGTTGCAGAAGCTGCTGCTGAAGCAGCTGTAATGAAACTCGCTGAAGTTGAACATGGAGCAAGTAAAGGCCGACTTGAATCTCTTTCTAGGGATACGTTTGAAG GTGCCAGTGTTGCCGCTAATGGTGACACCAACGAAATCGGAGTGGAAAGAACTTCCATAGATGCTAAATCACTGGTTGAGAAAGAAGAGGCAGACGCAGAGACAGCAATTTCCCGGATAGTTGAAGTGAAG atGCAAGAGATCCAAGATAAGATTGAGCGATTCGAGAAATTGGATTTGGTGATGGAGAAAGAGCGGAAACAGTTTGAGCAGATGAAAAATCTGCTCTTTGTTGACCAGCTCGTCCTTTTATTTCATAAGAAGGCAATACCGATAACTGTTGAACATAAGGAGGGTACTAAT